AATTGAAATGATGATATGTAATGTTATATATTTCAAGACCGCCAGGAAATGACGAAaaattagaaagaaagaaaaaagttaaaatacATGGAGCAGCCCATCTCTCTCTAATTTGGAGAGACCGCTCCTCTATCTCCCTCCTCCCCATTGACCAAACGCACATAGTTCCTCCTTCCCCCTAACTCTCTCTTTGCCATTTCTCTTCACCCAAACCTCCTTCTACTAAACAAAGTGTTAGAGTTTGGGAAAgagggaaaaaagaagaagaagagaaataactaaaccctaaatccaaaagaaaaagtcataccaagaaaaaaaaagatttggaTCCCCTCATATGGCTATCTGACAtgaccatgtcatgtgagaGATCTCAACCCTTAATTTGCAATCTAATGGACAAAATTATTTCAatcacaattttaatttttctctctccACATATCTATTAATGATTCAGATTTTGTTTATaggctaaaaaacacttttgacccctgatgttttaagtttttgCAAATTctacccctactctatttttgtcgacggtTCTACCCtcgatgtttcacaaatgtgcacTGTCTGCCCCTCCGTCACTTTGAcgttaaaaaattaatgaaatgaGCTTTATTGGCACTAGCAATGCCACCTCAGGATCTACGTGGCATGAAGGAAGAACAAAagttataatataaataaaattgtgttgcaaaatataaaaattatgtaTGTAGTTCAACTGGTAAAGGGTTTGTTTTTCCACTTACATGACTTGAGTTTGAATCCCCCTCACCTCTTTCTTCAAGTTCTGATTATAATTAGTGATGTGTCACGCCACGTAGATGCTGATGTGGCATTGCTAGTGTCAACTATGCCTTCCGTTAATTTTTTAACGTCAAACAGACGGAGGGGCAGACAgtgcacatttgtgaaacattgAGGGTAGAattatcgacaaaaatagagtaggggcagaatttgcacaaacttgaaacatcagggggccaaaaatgctttttagcctaaaatgAATTAAAGGCTGAGACTAGGGGGAAATAGGTCGGGCCGAACCGAGCTTTGCATGGTCTAAGCCTGACTTGCATTCTCTTTTCGTGGCTCAAGTTTGGCTTGTGGCCTATCAATATGCCAAATTTTACGGCTTGGTCTGGCCTTTTCTAAGGCCTGGCCTGACCTACAAGCCTgcttaaaagcctatttaacagaCAATTATATTAAAAGAATGTCATTAGGCTGGCGGGCTAATAagccttttatatatcattgcactttctttttaaataaatatagacaCCTGCATTTCTTGTAAAACGGTGGTGGTGCTTGCGGTTTGGAGGAGAGGTGGACTGAGATCCCTCACATGACCACGTATACAATTTTCTACATAGTAAGATTACCACGTCAGATAATGAccgaccaattttttttttttcaaggacCAAATCTATTTTTCCATCGCCCTTCAATGGTAAACCCTTATCTGTTTGTGCGACCACCGTTCCATTCGCCATCGGCTGTGACATTGTCGAGGATTCGCAGGCCTCCCCTGTAGCTCTCTCTGGTTTTTCCATTGTGACGCATATGGTAAGATTTTTAAACCAATTTCATCACTGTTTCCATGCATAGTTAACAAGATGTGAAACTGGACTTCATGGAATTGATTTCTTTGGTGATTAAGCTGATTTCCCCTAATTGATTCTAGCATAGTAGCATTTTTGAATATTTTCTTAGGTGTTGTAGTGACCAATTAACCTTATCAACCTCTAGCAGTAACTACAATAGCCAAATAGAAGACAAAAATGCCATTACTTCTTCTGTTGGTTTATTTCCCACAACTTCACCATACTTCTATTCTGATGCCAATTTTGCTTATAATGAGTGTTTATCGAGAATATCTGAAATCTAGAACTAGGCGCCAAAAATATAGAGATTAGCATAAATGTGGTGAGGATTGTCTAGTTACGAATTTGGGACTGGTGTGGCCTAATTCAAGGTTTGCTTGTGGATGATGGTACCTTGTAAACAACTTAATTTACTTGTGAATCTGATATGTTTGTTGATAATTGAAGAAGCAGATAAGTGGTAGGATTTAGAAATATTAGAAGTGGAATGCATGGACTAGTAAAACCGTATGGTTTATTACATTGATGGTTAGTACAACACTTAAGTCTTAGTGTTGCCACACATACATGGTGAGGCACTAATGCCTATTTATAGCTGGAGTCACCGCCTTGATTTTGGCGGTTTATTATATGATACAATTGGATCATTCTAGAGTTTAGAAACATCAAAATAGTCTATGTGCTTTCTATAatagtgtagattttaaaagaTAATTCTAGAAATTTGCATCAATTCTTAACAATGTTTAACCTCTTACATTTTCCTTCAATGTATACATCTTAGCAAGCTATCTCTATGGTGGAGATTTTGTATGATAATTCGATTAGCTCATTAAGTTAATTCAATCATGTTTCTGGGAAATAACTTTTTGGTATTTAAATTATTTCTGTAGCATAGTCTTTAGGTTGATTCTACTGCTTAAATGAAAATATTCTGTCTGTGCTTTTTCCTTGCTTCAACTTGGGTGTGTGTTAAAAGCTTGCTCCTGTGGATGTTGACATGGCAAGGTTCTTGCTAACAATCAGAAATGTTTATGTGCTCTTATTTTAAATGGTTGAACTCACTGGACAAGTTTTTGAAGTAATAAAGtaagaaacaatttttttaaaaaggataTAATTCTTGAAGAAGTCAATTTAATGTGAAGCTTAAAGATTAGGAGGAGTGATTTCATTTGATTAGCTCATAGTTCTGAGTTTATCTAATGCTGGTTATAGGTATTATGATTACATTTACTTGTATAGACTGACTAATTTATTTCCTATATACATTAGACCCCCAAAGTATAAGCAAGATATCACACACACAGAAATGGGGATgatgagaagaaaaagaatattGTTTTTGTTTCTAATGACCAGATGAGGAATTGGGTGAATGAGATAGAACATTATGCTATTCTGGTCAACATACTGGTCTGGTCAAATCTAAAATCTTGTAGGCCACCTTTGATCTGGGGTCTGTTATGATCGTGAAAGATTAGCAAACCCTAACATTGGTAGTTGCTTTGTTTCTTTGTTGGTTGTATGTTTCTGGCTTCTtttgatatgaaaatattattttttgcaAGAGTTAATcgctttaatattttttttcagtaACACCTAGCAAATTGAAATGAGAGAGTTCTGCTTTGAATTATCTATTTGGTTGGCAGTAATTAGTATGTCTATGAAATTTAACTTTCTCTGTTTTCCTTGGACTTCATGGCATAAGAAAAGTTCACATAGGCGGTTAAAAAGGCATAAAGCCACATAAAAATTAACTTGAACTCTTTGGCATTTAATTTATCTTCTTTTCTACTTTCAGTACTCTATGAAGACCCGGAACTTTAAAATTAGAGCCACATGGAAATTTCATCATCCTAGAGACCAAGTTGGGAACTGAGATCGCTGGAAGAGTTGCCTTAAGCATTTTCACTGTGGTGTGAGAGTGTTGGCGGTTCACAGTCAATGATGTCATGCTCATATCATGGTCACTTCGGGTAATTAACTtcaaatattttcattttctatttgcTTATATATAGTTTCATGAGAATTTCTCaaaacttatgaaaaagatgGGAGTGTTTAGGTCACGGGTTCTTAAATTAAGGTCTTGTTTTCTAGTTGTCGGTATGTTTGGATTGACAGAACATAACAGAGCAGAACGAATTGAAATATAATGGAACAGATAGAGCGGAATGAAATGGAATAAAAATCTCATCCCATTGTTTGGGTATTTTATGATAACACGAAACAAAATCACCACTCCCTTATTTGGATAATGGACGGAGCGGAATGAGTTATAACTTTTTTATTCCTATATTACCtttctttaaataataaaattctcattaaattattaaaatgattaacaaaataattttttagagGAATTAACAAAATCATTATCCTTGCTAAACTCTCATTATATCTATTTActcaaattaaattatatcCTCATCATTTATCTACAGTAAACTATACTAGTATAtgccaatatttttttataaaacgtACTGAACATAATAGAACACTATCGAAAAAAGTAaacgaaaaataaaagaatgcaacagttggaaaaaaaaatagtttgttGACAAATAAAAGAATATGTATACATtagtattaataattaaatatgaaCAGTATCATTATATTACCTTTCGTAAGCTGTAATGTTTTATTTTTGCTAGATATGTTAAAATAATGTTGGAACTTGGTTGTTTGTGTGAGGGGAGAGAGTAGAGACTCACGGAGAGAGAGTGGGAGAGAGTGGGAGAGACTATTAAGTTAAGGGCTAGAAATCTAGAATTGTAAATTGATAATTTTTATAAGTGTAAAATCTTGATTTCATCCCATACCTTCCAAATTGAGGGAAGCAAAATGATGGAAACCAATCTCATCTCATTTCCATCTCATCCCACCTTTTCATAACATATCCAAACAATAGAACATAAAAATATTTCACTCCATCTCATCTCACCCCACTCCCTGCCACCAATCCAAATATAGCCTAATGATGGCATAGTGTATATTTGACTGTGGATAAATGATGAAGATATAAACTAATTAGAGTAAATAGATATGATGAGATTTTAGCAAGGTAattattttgttaattatttttgtagtttaatgataatcttttattttaaagCAAAGGTAATGTAGGAATTAAAAAGTTATAACTCATTCCGCTCCATCCATTATCCAAAAAGGGGCGTGGTAACTTTAATTTGTTATGTTCCATCATTAAATACCCAAACAATGGGATGAGATTTTTATTCCATTCTGTTCTGCTCCATTATATTTCATTACGTTCCGCTCCGTTATGTTTCATCAATCCAGCCTAAATGTTTGCATAGATTAACACATCACGATAGCAAAATAACAATATAAGGAACAATGGCTGAAAATGGTGGGTGGATGGTTGACCAAAAATATGTATACTGCATGTTTGCACAaactatatattaattaatcagGTTCTAGTACTTTTTGAGATAAATATGTTGAGATTGATACTTTGAGACACTATTACAACACTAGTAGCAGATTAGGTAGACCATCACAACACGTTCAACAGAGGAATATGTAGCAGCAAATGCTAGGATAAGCTAACTTCAATTTTAGAATTGAGAACTTAATTTTCAAGTATACACTATTTGTTCCCCTTCTTCATGTAACTTTTGTCATGGACATGATTAAAGTTGTATAGTGCAATTTCTCAAACTCAATGGCTTGTGAAATCTTGTGTGCAAACCTTGAGAATAATTCATCCATGATACCTTTGCCAAATGCAGCAGAGTAAAGTGGTTCCACGACGGATCTGAGGGTCTTGGAAATTAACTCTCCTTTAATTTTGGTATCCATGTCATGTGGAAGGTGTCCATCCAAacttatttggatagttttcaGTGTTTGAAGGGTAAAAGATCCTTCTGCCTCAATTATTTGTTTGACTTCCTCCACAGTAGGAATATATATAGGCATATTAAAGCAATCTAATTTAGTCTCTTCAAGCAAACCCTgcatttatattaatttataggGAACAATATTAGTTACTACcaaataggaataacatgttaTAAACTACAGAAAAACATTACATTCCAGTTAGTTTCTTGAAAATCTAGTAATAATGGTAATCAAAATTGTATTCGTTGCATACCTCCAAGACCATGTCCTTCAGTACCAACTCAATTAAGTCCTGCGTAGTACCCTTTTCAAATGCAGCATTTTCTCTTCCCAGTAAAGATAGTACCATACTTCCATCAAGTGTTAGTTCGTTCGAACGTGATCGAAGAAATAGATTGAAATCTCTTTGGAATTGCTCAAAATATGCTTTATACACTATTTTAGGACTTTTGATTGTTAAATAAATATGACCCTTGTTCAGTGGTTCTGCCCCTTTAGTCAATTCTTCTGGAGACTGTTCCGGAAAAAGCAATAGACACACACaaatgatattattttgtgCTTTGCTTCACAAACACAACTTTAACaactttaatatatatattaataaataccTGCGAGAGCCAATGAAGACTATTCGAAGAATGAAAGAAATCGATGTAATTATTAGGAAAGAGCCTCCCATAGAAGTTCCCTGGAGTTGCATTTATAAAGCATGCTCCAGCTTTGTCTCCCCTATCTTGTATCTTTTGGTAGAAATCAGGAAGTAACTTGAAGATACCATTAAAATCGTTTCCAAAAAGATCACTAAGATAAACTTGGAGTATGGGCACCTCTTGCTTTGAGCCCAATCTAGTTGTGTTGATGACGCTCATTATATCGGACACGACCAGAAGTGAATTTGGTCCTGAAGAGCATCCTAAATCTGCCACTTTCAAATTACTTTTAAAAGTGGTGTGATGCAACAATGTCTTAATACTTTCTTCTAGTATTGACTTCATTTCAAATAACACTTTTCTCTGCAATAAAAAAACTTGGTTACAACAATGACGACGCCAACAATAATAAGCCAAATGTTATCCCATAATCTTAGGGACAGCTGtgatataaaaaattcaaaatgatgATCTGTAGGTTATTAGCTGAATCTGTTTTATTTTGGCATTCCTTGAGATTTTCTCTATGGTGTTATGATGTTATAGGGATGCCATTTTAGAAACTGAggtttattttgaaattttttgggGTGGTGTTTTGGATGAGATTTTATTGTATAAGGTTGTATATCCGTCATGAGAATGGTTGTTTCTCATGTTCTCTTAATTTTATGAATATAACTCTTGCTTTAAAAAGaattatttttcaataaaaaattatattttctataatttttttaccagAAGTTCGAGGGAGAGTAGAAGTAGTAACAAGAAGAGAATGCATACAATGGAAAAGTTCAAGGGAGCATATGATTATTGAGTAGGCAGCTGAGGTTCTTTCTCCCTTGAGAAATTAATCCGGTAAGTTAAATATTAATTCGATCTCTTTACTTACTATTGACACCAAAATATTGGCTGATGCAGAATGGTTGTAAACTAATTTAATCGAGTCAAGGTTAGCTCAGAGCAGACaagtttattttttatatgctaaataatgatattaatgtggagcacaaggggtgccccaTCCGatacaaaggaaaaacaaaagtcTAAATAACAAGAAACATCCTACAGAGTTCAAATGAAGTAAAAATCACATACTCTATAAAACTGACACATTTCAACGGGCTTTGCCAACAAATGAGAAGCGTTTTCGGAATCCTTTGAGCTCTACGGCAGCATGCTCCAGATGTGGTTCCGATTCAGAGGATGCCAACCATGTTTTTTGAGGATGCCCTGACTCGCAGAACTTGTGGAGGAGCCTTGGTCCCTTGCTGCCGCGGCTTGACACTCATGGGGACTTTGGAGCTTGGTTTGATATGCTTCTGTCACGTTGCAGCAATATTCTTCCCTTCGCAGTTTTATGGTGGGCTTGGAAGTGGCGCAATGAGTCTGTGCTAGGCACAAACTCATGGCCACTGCAGTATGTCCTAAGGCAGATTATAGTGGATGCTCAGAGCTGGAATCGGTGGCCTAACGCAGCGCCGATTAGGCGTGTGGAACCAACGCCAGCACCCTTGGTGGCGAATGAAGTGCAGCTGCACGTAGATGGAAGCTGGAATCCTGCTGCTCAGCGCATGGGCTACGAGGCTTTTCTTCAAGACTCGAATGAAAACTGGCTATCTGGAGTGTCTGCAAGCATGGGTACGGGGTCGTCGTTTCTTGTTGAGTTATTAGCAATGGAGCACGGGCTCCTCCATGCTTGGAGTCTTGGTCACCGAGCTGTTCTTTGTATGGCAGATTGCAGGCAAGCTGGGGATATTGTGCAGCAGGAAGGAGATGTTTCCAGTTATTGGGAGAAGGATGCTATCGTAAGGCTCAGAGCTTTACTGAGCAGAAACTGGCATGTGAGGCTTGTATGGATCCCTCGTGAGAAGAACTCTGCTGCAGATACTATGGCTCGGCAAGCAGTGCGTGACGGAGCAGGGCATCGTGTTTGAGCCCAACCTCCTTTGGGTGTTTTGACAGCATTGTATGCTGATAGTTTAGTGTAGCCCTTGTTTTATTTTTcctatgtaaccaaaaaaagtaTACACTAACACTGACTATCCCTGTAACTTATGAATTGCCAGCTAGAGCTCAATTTTGAGAATGTAGCTGATGAAGTGGGGAGCCGAAAGTGACAAGCTTTGCGTACGAAATTGGACAAGAGCTCAATTTTTAGAATGTAGCCGATGAAGTGGGGAGCCGAAGAGACAAGCTTTGCGTACGAAATTGGACAAGATATCTTTCCAAGACTTAGGATAATCTATAAATTCATAATATCTATTTAAAATCTTAAGTTATAACATGTTGAAAATTGGAAATGAATTCATCCTTAATATTACGAATAATTGTTATAGGGTGGAATCAGTTGATGCTTATAGAAGACCAAGTCTTCAAGCTGACTAGCACAAAGAAGACATGAGCTAAGCCACGAGTTAGGGGCAGTTTGTTTCAAGTCATTTACACACATTTTTGGAAATATGAAGGTCGAGAATGAATATTTTGACGTTTGTTACAAGGTTGAAAATTTACTCCTCGGTATAACTCATTTCCTGGTAAAAGGTAATTGTCATTATTCCCTTTAATTCATTCCCATTAAATGAGTTGGAATCTTGTATTCCCATGGGAAACTGAGTTATTCTAAACATAACTTCCACTCCTCTCATATTctaacatattttatttttctatttttaagtttcaaaaatttttaaattaaataaaatttaaaa
This portion of the Lotus japonicus ecotype B-129 chromosome 3, LjGifu_v1.2 genome encodes:
- the LOC130749477 gene encoding xanthosine methyltransferase 2-like isoform X2, translated to MCQFYRRKVLFEMKSILEESIKTLLHHTTFKSNLKVADLGCSSGPNSLLVVSDIMSVINTTRLGSKQEVPILQVYLSDLFGNDFNGIFKLLPDFYQKIQDRGDKAGACFINATPGNFYGRLFPNNYIDFFHSSNSLHWLSQSPEELTKGAEPLNKGHIYLTIKSPKIVYKAYFEQFQRDFNLFLRSRSNELTLDGSMVLSLLGRENAAFEKGTTQDLIELVLKDMVLEGLLEETKLDCFNMPIYIPTVEEVKQIIEAEGSFTLQTLKTIQISLDGHLPHDMDTKIKGELISKTLRSVVEPLYSAAFGKGIMDELFSRFAHKISQAIEFEKLHYTTLIMSMTKVT
- the LOC130749477 gene encoding probable jasmonic acid carboxyl methyltransferase 2 isoform X1, with translation MSTKQVLHMNTGVGEASYANNSTLQRKVLFEMKSILEESIKTLLHHTTFKSNLKVADLGCSSGPNSLLVVSDIMSVINTTRLGSKQEVPILQVYLSDLFGNDFNGIFKLLPDFYQKIQDRGDKAGACFINATPGNFYGRLFPNNYIDFFHSSNSLHWLSQSPEELTKGAEPLNKGHIYLTIKSPKIVYKAYFEQFQRDFNLFLRSRSNELTLDGSMVLSLLGRENAAFEKGTTQDLIELVLKDMVLEGLLEETKLDCFNMPIYIPTVEEVKQIIEAEGSFTLQTLKTIQISLDGHLPHDMDTKIKGELISKTLRSVVEPLYSAAFGKGIMDELFSRFAHKISQAIEFEKLHYTTLIMSMTKVT